Proteins encoded within one genomic window of Pseudorasbora parva isolate DD20220531a chromosome 3, ASM2467924v1, whole genome shotgun sequence:
- the ajm1 gene encoding apical junction component 1 homolog has protein sequence MTRTDPPDILGSTVYQDVKVNSLSTHSKACHPSKQCDSPSISKLENTRKSKKRHCRSFDTESMDKLRYHTIAMEYPYRRAERYAANPEVTWNALGRQQGHGLHRFSSPDIFSYRLTSQPMTAEMPGEIAVTEQKRRTRSRSASRVQTSLTPVSFDGSPPVARRGREAQRAHKNPQPRPEVSPRRESSYAATRAHVNEVHPIKLQPQRSDTSRYSPVYVSEGINEGRPEKPATSPHVRCRVDIKPDESAMQQGGRKAATPHVDIPWQKYPSSGSRSLTVPRHFSTSRTPTPTESFTGEYRQAYQYSQSMPNSYMQPMEIPLQKVVSPREPREHYGRERRAHSSPNVPTKFFYAEDLGKYGSSAPSRTYYQDDRYSIPSQPYSPKVQYVQDPRTHIVHTVPARTYFSEIDHYHYSGQSAYPKHYAASEPGAYIIQTPPARTYYGDDPRTYQIQTAPPRIFYMADPYTPPMDHHIPSRAYYTEGRRHARVVQPQSEDWYGSEVSGYSSHYPSSYVSQVTPTKVRQEPKVTTWYANPCMEPTRTVTDPRPYSRSWDNILDTHVEREQPVPRGKSDENLLCQGAQTSSERPKPVVVNLSSSPRRYAALSLSENSLIDKSPTEARSSSSKLWFVTPEITITDNDIKPSNLSKSEARSASWDVLDSKSAPNQEAPQREAKSTKEKTHGSTSLQQSLEQLDELLADLVIDYKPPARTSEELLDQLKKLIDEEEAVSSSRKDSTAGSESGMPLDKQPTSIKIDPDALRDTDGSCDGLRSTEECSPDQSPDEDDTMMCSNNKCRRTETLFNACLYFKSCHSCYTYYCSRNCRREDWDVHKESCLYGRIGSVCRHIIKHCRETTEVHKAFSRIAKVGYLSRGRGVLFLGFPNPASSTSFLQFGLESLLMSPTYLSLRELESFKDNLGEYCKELQEAGKEYDPNECFLLNVSIAVGDQVPDGPSPRVQAPTVRKFAKIALASYSPEKKVHRKESDMETLILTPPPGMADIDKEGEEGRKAREICFINIQRELRIRGVFLRHEYPSVYQKLCDFVESNRRFTPTTIYPIDKRTGKQFMCMIMAASEPRTLDWVANPHLLDDII, from the coding sequence ATGACACGCACAGATCCACCTGACATATTAGGATCAACTGTGTATCAAGATGTCAAAGTGAATTCCCTCTCGACCCACTCCAAAGCCTGTCATCCCTCAAAACAATGTGATTCCCCATCCATCAGCAAACTGGAGAACACTCGAAAAAGCAAAAAGAGGCACTGCCGTAGCTTTGACACTGAGTCTATGGACAAACTCCGATATCATACAATAGCAATGGAGTACCCATACCGAAGGGCTGAAAGGTACGCGGCCAATCCAGAGGTTACCTGGAATGCCTTAGGTCGCCAACAAGGTCATGGACTCCATCGATTTTCTTCCCCAGATATATTTAGCTACCGTCTCACCTCCCAGCCAATGACTGCTGAGATGCCTGGTGAAATTGCTGTGACAGAACAAAAGAGGAGGACTAGATCTAGAAGTGCCTCACGTGTTCAGACAAGCCTAACTCCTGTGTCATTTGATGGTTCTCCTCCAGTGGCAAGGAGGGGCCGGGAAGCTCAAAGGGCACATAAAAATCCTCAGCCAAGGCCAGAAGTTTCCCCAAGAAGAGAGTCGTCCTATGCTGCCACACGGGCACATGTGAACGAAGTACACCCCATCAAACTACAGCCACAGAGGAGTGATACAAGCAGATACTCCCCTGTATACGTGTCTGAAGGCATTAATGAAGGAAGGCCAGAGAAACCTGCTACTAGTCCTCATGTTCGGTGCCGGGTGGACATCAAACCAGATGAGTCGGCCATGCAGCAAGGTGGCCGAAAGGCAGCTACACCCCATGTGGACATACCTTGGCAGAAGTATCCCAGCAGTGGCAGTCGGAGTCTGACAGTGCCTCGCCATTTCTCCACTTCGAGGACACCAACTCCCACTGAATCCTTCACAGGAGAGTACAGACAGGCATACCAGTATTCACAAAGTATGCCAAACAGCTACATGCAGCCTATGGAGATCCCTTTACAAAAGGTGGTCTCACCACGGGAACCAAGGGAACACTATGGACGAGAAAGAAGGGCTCATTCAAGCCCCAACGTGCCAACTAAATTCTTCTATGCAGAGGATTTGGGGAAGTATGGATCCTCAGCTCCATCAAGGACTTATTATCAAGATGACCGATACAGCATTCCAAGCCAACCCTACTCACCTAAAGTACAATATGTACAAGATCCAAGGACTCACATTGTTCATACTGTACCTGCCCGGACATATTTCTCAGAAATCGACCACTACCATTACTCTGGACAGTCTGCGTACCCTAAACACTATGCTGCAAGTGAGCCAGGGGCATATATAATACAGACACCTCCAGCAAGGACTTACTATGGCGATGACCCAAGGACATATCAGATTCAAACAGCCCCTCCTCGGATCTTCTACATGGCCGACCCCTACACGCCACCAATGGATCATCATATTCCTTCAAGGGCATATTACACAGAGGGAAGACGGCATGCCCGTGTGGTGCAGCCGCAATCAGAGGACTGGTACGGCTCAGAAGTATCGGGCTACTCTAGCCATTACCCTTCCTCATATGTCTCACAGGTTACTCCAACAAAAGTCAGACAAGAGCCAAAGGTCACAACTTGGTATGCTAACCCGTGCATGGAGCCAACAAGAACCGTAACAGACCCAAGACCGTACTCAAGATCTTGGGATAACATCCTCGATACCCACGTAGAGAGGGAACAGCCCGTACCTCGAGGGAAAAGTGATGAGAATCTTCTTTGTCAGGGGGCACAAACTTCAAGTGAAAGACCAAAACCTGTGGTTGTCAACCTTTCCAGCTCACCAAGGCGTTATGCTGCACTGTCCTTATCTGAAAACTCTTTGATTGACAAAAGTCCAACTGAGGCCAGGAGCTCTTCAAGTAAGCTGTGGTTTGTCACACCTGAAATTACTATCACAGACAATGATATTAAACCAAGCAATCTTAGTAAATCAGAAGCACGCTCTGCAAGTTGGGATGTGCTGGATtcaaaaagtgccccaaatcAAGAAGCCCCTCAACGTGAAGCGAAATCTACCAAAGAGAAAACGCATGGCAGCACATCCCTACAGCAAAGTTTAGAGCAGCTTGATGAGCTTCTAGCCGACCTTGTCATTGATTATAAGCCTCCAGCCAGGACCAGTGAGGAACTGCTTGATCAACTCAAAAAGTTAATTGATGAAGAAGAAGCAGTATCTTCATCAAGAAAGGACTCAACGGCAGGATCTGAAAGTGGCATGCCCCTTGACAAACAACCCACTTCGATTAAAATAGATCCTGATGCACTAAGAGACACTGATGGGAGTTGTGACGGGCTGAGAAGTACAGAAGAGTGctcccctgaccagagtccagatgAGGACGACACGATGATGTGTTCAAACAATAAATGCCGTCGGACTGAGACCTTGTTTAACGCCTGCCTCTACTTTAAATCCTGCCACAGCTGCTATACTTACTACTGCTCTCGCAACTGTCGCCGCGAAGACTGGGATGTGCACAAGGAGAGCTGCCTCTATGGGCGTATCGGTAGTGTGTGTCGCCACATTATTAAGCACTGTCGAGAAACCACAGAGGTCCACAAAGCTTTCTCCCGTATAGCCAAAGTGGGATACCTGTCTCGGGGCAGGGGTGTCCTGTTTTTGGGATTTCCAAATCCGGCTTCATCCACAAGTTTCCTTCAGTTCGGACTAGAAAGTCTGCTCATGTCACCAACATACTTATCTCTCCGTGAGCTGGAGAGCTTCAAAGATAACCTTGGGGAATATTGCAAGGAGCTTCAAGAGGCGGGAAAGGAATATGACCCTAATGAATGTTTTCTCTTGAATGTATCCATCGCTGTTGGTGATCAAGTGCCTGACGGACCATCGCCAAGGGTCCAAGCCCCAACCGTCAGGAAATTTGCCAAGATTGCTCTTGCTTCCTACAGCCCAGAAAAGAAGGTCCATCGGAAGGAAAGTGACATGGAGACGTTGATCTTGACCCCACCGCCAGGCATGGCTGACATTGACAAGGAAGGTGAGGAGGGAAGGAAAGCCAGGGAGATTTGCTTCATCAACATTCAGCGAGAGTTGAGGATACGTGGGGTGTTTCTTCGCCACGAGTATCCCAGTGTCTACCAAAAACTCTGTGACTTTGTTGAGAGCAACAGGAGGTTCACGCCCACTACTATTTACCCTATTGATAAAAGGACCGGCAAGCAGTTTATGTGCATGATAATGGCAGCCTCTGAGCCACGAACTTTAGACTGGGTAGCCAACCCACATCTCCTAGATGACATTATTTAA